From Pseudoalteromonas rubra, one genomic window encodes:
- a CDS encoding 4'-phosphopantetheinyl transferase family protein: MSLTPVELFTPQLPFVSHSSAFRIAAYQDSDFARYTQPLPDKLSRAVAKRKAEYLAGRHCASQALKTLGLPHTIVASADSRAPVWPDGIQGTITHTQELAMAMVSDDPSVLGLGIDLERKMTDKQEQELQKQILAKEEQAAFEQLSQEQTSPLTLIFSAKESIFKALYPVVQRFFGFEAACLNDFSHNQLHFTLTETLHETLPQGTQISVYYQLNDELVLTECCLRAGR, translated from the coding sequence ATGTCGTTAACACCAGTCGAACTATTTACACCCCAGCTGCCATTCGTCAGTCACAGCAGTGCTTTTCGCATTGCCGCGTATCAGGACAGCGATTTTGCCCGTTATACGCAACCATTACCGGATAAACTCAGCCGAGCTGTCGCCAAACGTAAAGCGGAATATCTCGCTGGGCGTCACTGTGCCAGTCAGGCACTCAAAACGCTGGGACTACCGCATACCATAGTCGCCAGTGCAGACAGTCGTGCCCCTGTATGGCCAGATGGCATTCAGGGCACCATTACCCATACTCAGGAGCTGGCCATGGCCATGGTCAGTGATGATCCTTCAGTACTGGGATTAGGCATCGATCTGGAAAGAAAAATGACAGATAAGCAAGAACAGGAGTTACAAAAGCAGATCCTGGCAAAGGAAGAACAGGCTGCATTTGAGCAACTGAGCCAGGAACAGACTTCCCCGCTCACCCTGATCTTCTCCGCTAAGGAGAGTATTTTTAAAGCGCTGTATCCGGTTGTACAACGCTTTTTTGGCTTTGAAGCCGCCTGCTTAAACGACTTCAGTCACAACCAATTGCATTTTACGCTCACAGAGACACTCCATGAAACTCTGCCACAGGGCACCCAAATCAGTGTGTATTATCAACTCAACGATGAGTTGGTCCTGACCGAGTGCTGCCTGCGCGCTGGCCGTTAA
- a CDS encoding cyclic peptide export ABC transporter, protein MLAKLIQNTWWRFIATAFSSILFGVISVSLVALINEIINGTQESRVEQFTLFAILACLGVVLQLVSRILAEQLSELSQATVRQQVAEHVIGARFSHVEAQGAGKIKSCLTEHSLRVAEFFQGLPNILSNGMIVLGSFVYMAWLDWQVFVFAMLTLILGSVGYSLANATAFRKVSEAASIQDALYEQFDAIYAGAKELKLHREKRSAFLNQVIGDTITLLQKRRVQGASIYHYAASWGGFSVFAFIGGALFYLSGQAEDTGKVMSGFALLFLYMLTPLEVMLGAIPKAAAAKASANTIATLTEEMALMPHSDEAMTAFDQLTLKDISHGYYHEQSDEVFALTPINLTLGKGELVYLVGGNGSGKTTFAKLLCGLYEAQEGQIQVDGKTLESQQFDDYRQLFSTVFSDFYLFDRVLGCEGQALEDKGNALIRKLNLHHKVAIKDGAFTTQKLSQGQRKRLALVVAYMEDRPFYIFDEWAADQDPVFKDVFYRELLPELSAQGKTVLVITHDDKYFDLADRLLKMDNGCLSEPARVSPPGVSKQQTALA, encoded by the coding sequence GTGCTTGCAAAATTGATCCAAAATACCTGGTGGCGATTTATCGCGACCGCCTTCAGTAGCATTCTGTTTGGTGTAATAAGCGTGTCTTTGGTCGCGCTGATCAACGAGATAATTAATGGCACACAGGAATCCCGGGTTGAACAGTTCACACTGTTTGCGATCCTGGCTTGTCTGGGGGTTGTATTGCAGCTGGTGTCACGCATACTTGCAGAGCAGTTGAGTGAACTGAGTCAAGCAACGGTGCGCCAGCAAGTGGCCGAGCATGTTATAGGTGCCCGTTTTAGCCATGTCGAAGCACAGGGGGCCGGTAAGATCAAGTCATGCCTGACCGAGCATAGCCTCCGCGTTGCCGAGTTTTTTCAGGGACTGCCCAATATTTTGAGTAATGGCATGATAGTGCTGGGGAGTTTTGTTTATATGGCCTGGCTGGACTGGCAGGTTTTTGTGTTTGCAATGCTAACTTTGATATTAGGTTCTGTAGGATATAGTTTGGCTAATGCCACCGCATTTAGAAAAGTTTCTGAAGCTGCCAGTATTCAGGATGCGCTCTATGAGCAGTTTGACGCAATTTATGCAGGTGCAAAAGAACTCAAATTACACCGTGAAAAGCGCTCGGCTTTTTTAAATCAAGTGATTGGGGATACCATCACTCTGCTACAGAAGCGTCGTGTACAAGGGGCAAGCATCTATCATTATGCTGCATCTTGGGGTGGATTCAGTGTCTTTGCTTTTATTGGTGGTGCACTTTTTTATTTGTCCGGGCAGGCTGAAGATACCGGCAAGGTGATGTCTGGTTTTGCGCTTCTTTTCTTATACATGTTGACACCATTGGAAGTGATGTTAGGTGCTATACCTAAAGCTGCGGCCGCAAAGGCATCTGCCAATACGATTGCCACGCTGACGGAAGAAATGGCATTAATGCCGCATAGCGACGAGGCAATGACAGCCTTTGATCAGCTGACGCTAAAAGACATCAGTCATGGTTACTATCATGAACAGAGCGATGAAGTATTTGCGCTGACACCTATTAATCTCACTTTGGGCAAAGGTGAGCTGGTGTATTTAGTTGGTGGAAACGGCAGCGGTAAGACGACTTTTGCGAAGCTGCTATGCGGTTTATATGAAGCACAGGAAGGTCAAATTCAGGTTGATGGTAAGACCCTTGAGAGTCAGCAGTTTGATGACTATCGTCAGTTATTTAGTACGGTTTTCAGTGATTTTTACCTCTTTGATCGAGTTTTAGGTTGTGAGGGGCAAGCGTTGGAAGACAAAGGCAATGCCTTGATCCGCAAGCTCAACCTGCATCATAAAGTGGCCATTAAAGACGGCGCGTTTACCACGCAGAAGCTGTCACAAGGACAGCGCAAACGACTGGCGTTGGTGGTGGCTTACATGGAAGACAGACCGTTTTATATCTTTGATGAATGGGCGGCAGATCAGGATCCGGTCTTTAAAGACGTCTTTTATCGCGAGCTGCTGCCAGAGCTTAGCGCTCAAGGTAAAACCGTGCTGGTGATCACCCATGATGACAAGTATTTTGACCTGGCCGACAGACTACTGAAAATGGACAACGGGTGTCTCAGCGAACCGGCCAGAGTATCTCCTCCTGGCGTGTCAAAACAGCAAACGGCGCTGGCTTAA
- the fhuF gene encoding siderophore-iron reductase FhuF, protein MLPTLQPFFQGPFSEYGAAMTLSQSQTEPTLTQCLGESGLLAQSVTAWASSQGISNGRAQASIWHMFYTIRIMPSVLLSHSLLFRPLPLSTGSVRLCLTSQRLMLAHCGEVNTPPGNTDDRYHDVIFEHFAPLHQYLSAQFGIPERVLWSSLVYRLNHLSKTIAEHLPNPAQLNQDVHWLLHTKQWRSKQNPLFKAHQKSFDVGAIRVRGDCCLMHEHPVKGYCDDCPKLPQHMIKRTSVAKSLSQ, encoded by the coding sequence TTGCTACCGACACTGCAGCCATTTTTTCAGGGGCCCTTTAGCGAATATGGCGCTGCGATGACATTGTCTCAGTCTCAGACAGAACCGACACTGACGCAGTGTTTAGGTGAGAGCGGGCTACTCGCCCAATCGGTCACAGCCTGGGCAAGTTCACAAGGGATATCAAACGGCCGGGCACAAGCATCTATCTGGCATATGTTTTATACGATAAGGATCATGCCATCTGTACTGTTGAGCCATAGCTTGTTATTTCGGCCTCTACCTCTTAGTACCGGTTCGGTCAGACTGTGCCTAACAAGCCAGCGACTCATGCTGGCACACTGTGGAGAAGTTAACACGCCCCCCGGCAACACCGACGACAGATATCATGACGTGATATTCGAACATTTTGCCCCTTTACACCAATATCTGAGCGCACAGTTTGGTATTCCGGAACGTGTATTGTGGAGTAGCCTCGTATACCGCCTAAATCACCTTAGCAAAACAATTGCTGAACATTTACCTAACCCGGCTCAGTTAAACCAGGATGTGCATTGGCTATTGCACACCAAACAATGGCGTTCAAAGCAAAACCCATTATTTAAAGCACACCAGAAAAGCTTTGACGTTGGTGCAATACGTGTAAGGGGAGATTGCTGTCTGATGCACGAACACCCGGTCAAAGGCTACTGCGATGATTGCCCAAAACTGCCTCAGCATATGATCAAGCGTACATCAGTTGCTAAATCTTTATCGCAATAA
- a CDS encoding isochorismate synthase gives MHAGQLSDVPQALELGEFRPEQDCLFVSGQNCLVSRGVTRRFTLPISETDSLASHLQQVLDDEAEENDGHAIAFGVVPFCKQQQAQFIIPEQVSTLDKQLFAQCLSAQHTSAQKPNRLQSVHYKQDRTHFEQTVRDAKALFADGELDKIVLSKQVDLQFEQPLDQVGVLAQLLAQSPSGYHFSIPSQLHDADTEQEAGVLMGVSPELLLRKSEGQIFSNPLAGSIPRDPCPSVEAQRRSTLFTSKKDRYEHAVVLQDMAQVLGPLCSELHIPEQPDLLSTATMWHLSTVIEGTLTTPQQPAIALANRLHPTPALCGKPTALAYQHIDTLEGHGRGLFSGIVGWCDNQGNGEWVVVIRCGYLQANLATLFAGAGIVAASDPSSEWLETEAKLNTMLNALDVQHAYHLATKHTL, from the coding sequence ATGCATGCTGGTCAACTATCCGATGTCCCACAAGCTCTGGAGCTGGGGGAATTCCGGCCTGAGCAAGACTGTTTGTTTGTTTCCGGGCAAAACTGCCTGGTTAGTCGCGGAGTAACCCGACGTTTTACACTCCCTATTAGCGAGACTGATAGCCTGGCAAGCCACTTGCAGCAAGTGTTAGACGACGAAGCCGAGGAAAATGATGGTCACGCCATCGCCTTCGGAGTGGTACCGTTTTGTAAGCAACAGCAGGCTCAGTTTATCATCCCGGAGCAGGTCAGCACGCTGGATAAACAACTCTTCGCACAGTGTCTGAGTGCACAGCATACGAGTGCTCAGAAACCCAATCGGTTACAGTCAGTACACTACAAACAAGACCGAACACACTTTGAGCAAACCGTACGCGATGCCAAAGCATTATTTGCCGACGGTGAACTGGATAAAATCGTACTCAGTAAGCAAGTTGACTTACAGTTTGAGCAGCCACTGGATCAGGTTGGTGTACTCGCTCAATTACTGGCACAAAGCCCTAGTGGTTACCACTTTTCGATCCCCAGCCAGTTGCATGATGCAGATACCGAGCAAGAAGCTGGGGTATTAATGGGCGTAAGCCCTGAGCTGTTATTACGCAAGTCTGAAGGACAAATTTTTAGTAACCCGCTGGCAGGTTCAATCCCCCGGGACCCTTGCCCCAGCGTCGAAGCACAGCGCCGCTCAACCTTGTTCACATCGAAAAAAGACCGCTACGAACATGCTGTTGTATTGCAGGATATGGCACAGGTCCTTGGCCCGCTGTGCTCCGAATTACACATACCGGAGCAACCAGATCTACTTAGCACTGCCACCATGTGGCATCTTTCAACAGTTATAGAAGGCACACTCACAACACCACAACAGCCCGCAATCGCGCTGGCAAACCGCCTCCATCCCACGCCGGCGCTGTGTGGTAAACCCACAGCATTGGCGTATCAGCACATCGACACGCTGGAAGGTCACGGCCGTGGCTTATTCTCAGGGATCGTTGGCTGGTGTGACAACCAGGGCAATGGCGAATGGGTGGTGGTGATCCGCTGTGGTTACTTGCAAGCCAATCTGGCGACCTTGTTTGCCGGTGCCGGTATTGTGGCTGCCTCAGACCCCAGTTCAGAGTGGCTGGAAACCGAGGCCAAATTAAACACTATGCTGAATGCGCTAGACGTACAGCATGCCTATCACTTAGCAACGAAACACACACTATGA
- a CDS encoding (2,3-dihydroxybenzoyl)adenylate synthase — protein MSIEYTPWPEELAAHYRAQGYWQDKPLTSILDDQLVHNGQGIAVADANRQLSYQQLDDYSTNLAAHLASQGLQQGDTALVQLPNCVEFYISYFALLKLGVAPVCALFNHQRTELQSYCEILQPKLLLVSSAQSLFADESFSQELYNRFACINHIMVDHSKGNSELKQAYLQPRGFRAPDLNPEDVAFFQLSGGSTGTPKLIPRTHNDYLYSVVASRDICQLHGDTRYLCALPAPHNFPLSSPGALGVFAAGGSVILASDPSPSNCFALIERFAITHTALVPPALQLWLQHAPHSDHDLSSLTLIQVGGAKLSRTVAEQVRPVLGAQLQQVFGMAEGLVNYTRHDDDDELVLTTQGRPISPDDEVKVVDEHGQPVAQGEAGRLMTRGPYTFRGYYKSPQHNASAFDAEGFYASGDLVRQLPSGHLIVVGRDKDQINRGGEKIAAEEVENHLLGHQHIEQVAIVSMPDATLGEKSCAFVVATEKLTPLQLRKYLRQLGIADFKVPDKFQFVTDLPLTAVGKVDKKALRATFDGQA, from the coding sequence ATGAGTATTGAATATACCCCGTGGCCTGAAGAGCTGGCCGCCCACTATCGCGCCCAGGGCTACTGGCAGGATAAACCGCTTACCAGTATTCTAGACGACCAACTGGTGCACAATGGACAAGGCATTGCTGTGGCGGATGCCAACCGGCAACTGAGCTATCAGCAGCTCGATGACTATAGCACCAACCTCGCAGCCCACCTGGCCAGTCAGGGGTTACAGCAAGGCGATACCGCGCTGGTTCAACTGCCCAACTGTGTGGAGTTTTATATCAGTTACTTTGCACTGCTTAAACTTGGCGTGGCCCCGGTTTGTGCGCTGTTTAACCACCAGCGCACGGAGTTACAAAGTTATTGTGAGATCCTGCAGCCTAAGCTGCTGCTGGTTTCGTCTGCTCAGTCTTTGTTTGCTGACGAATCCTTCTCTCAGGAGCTATACAATCGCTTTGCCTGTATCAACCACATCATGGTTGACCACAGCAAGGGCAACAGCGAGCTGAAGCAAGCGTATTTGCAACCACGCGGCTTCCGAGCACCTGATCTCAATCCAGAAGATGTGGCCTTTTTCCAGCTCTCTGGCGGCAGCACCGGCACCCCGAAACTGATCCCGCGCACCCACAACGATTACCTGTATTCTGTTGTTGCCAGCCGGGATATTTGTCAGCTGCATGGCGATACCCGTTATTTGTGTGCCCTGCCAGCCCCCCATAACTTCCCACTCAGCTCACCCGGCGCACTGGGCGTATTTGCAGCCGGCGGCTCAGTGATCCTGGCTTCAGACCCCAGTCCAAGTAACTGCTTTGCCTTGATTGAACGCTTTGCCATAACCCACACCGCGCTGGTACCACCTGCACTCCAGCTGTGGTTGCAACATGCACCACACAGCGACCATGACCTGAGCAGTTTGACACTGATCCAGGTTGGTGGTGCTAAGCTCAGCCGCACCGTGGCCGAGCAGGTCAGGCCGGTGCTGGGTGCCCAACTACAGCAAGTGTTTGGCATGGCAGAAGGTCTGGTGAACTACACCCGTCATGACGATGATGACGAGCTGGTGCTGACGACCCAGGGACGTCCCATCAGCCCGGACGATGAGGTCAAAGTCGTTGATGAACACGGCCAGCCAGTCGCCCAAGGTGAAGCCGGCAGACTCATGACCCGCGGCCCGTATACCTTCCGGGGCTACTACAAGTCACCTCAGCATAACGCCAGTGCATTTGATGCAGAGGGGTTTTATGCCTCCGGCGATTTGGTCAGGCAACTGCCTTCTGGCCACCTGATTGTAGTCGGACGAGATAAAGATCAGATCAACCGTGGCGGTGAGAAGATTGCGGCTGAAGAAGTAGAAAACCATTTGTTGGGCCATCAGCACATCGAGCAAGTTGCCATTGTCTCAATGCCCGATGCCACGCTGGGCGAGAAAAGTTGTGCCTTTGTGGTGGCCACTGAAAAGCTCACCCCATTGCAACTGCGCAAATACCTGCGTCAGCTGGGGATCGCCGATTTCAAAGTTCCCGATAAGTTCCAGTTTGTAACCGACCTGCCCCTGACTGCGGTAGGTAAAGTCGATAAAAAAGCCCTGCGTGCCACGTTCGACGGCCAGGCCTGA
- a CDS encoding isochorismatase family protein, with amino-acid sequence MSIPKLSHYPLPRAAELPENRVDWQLDANRAALLIHDVQHYFVGYYGDNNPLIETMINHIQRLKQFCYDQGIPVYYTAQPIKQGQHERGLLSDMWGPGLQDPAQQPIVDALAPGEQDIVLTKWRYSAFQKCDFEEQLRASSRDQLMIVGIYGHIGVMTTAVDAFMRDIQPFVIADAIADFSRDEHMMALNFVAGRCGKVATVAEILGEETQDITTLEGLKAHILPLIDCEEDEFDEHESLIDYGLDSVQVMNLIALWQQQGIETNFIELAQIPTLAAWVELLEERKED; translated from the coding sequence ATGAGTATTCCCAAGCTATCCCATTATCCGTTACCCCGCGCCGCGGAGTTACCTGAAAACCGCGTTGACTGGCAGCTCGATGCAAACCGTGCCGCTCTGCTGATCCACGATGTTCAGCACTATTTTGTCGGTTACTACGGTGATAATAACCCGCTGATTGAAACCATGATAAACCACATTCAGCGCCTCAAGCAGTTCTGTTACGACCAGGGCATTCCGGTCTATTACACCGCTCAGCCAATCAAGCAGGGCCAGCATGAACGCGGACTATTGAGCGATATGTGGGGCCCGGGCCTGCAAGATCCGGCGCAACAGCCGATTGTCGATGCGCTGGCACCAGGCGAGCAGGACATCGTTCTGACTAAATGGCGTTACAGTGCCTTTCAGAAATGCGACTTTGAAGAACAACTACGTGCAAGTAGCCGTGACCAGCTGATGATAGTCGGTATCTATGGCCATATCGGGGTGATGACCACCGCCGTGGATGCCTTCATGCGTGACATTCAGCCATTTGTAATTGCCGATGCGATTGCCGATTTCAGCCGTGATGAGCACATGATGGCACTGAACTTTGTGGCTGGACGCTGCGGTAAAGTGGCTACTGTCGCAGAGATCCTGGGAGAAGAAACTCAGGACATCACCACATTGGAAGGCCTCAAAGCACATATTCTGCCGCTGATTGACTGTGAGGAGGATGAATTTGATGAACATGAAAGCCTCATCGACTACGGCCTGGATTCCGTACAGGTGATGAATCTCATCGCCCTGTGGCAGCAACAAGGTATCGAGACCAACTTTATTGAATTGGCTCAGATCCCAACATTGGCCGCCTGGGTTGAATTGCTTGAAGAGCGTAAGGAAGACTGA
- a CDS encoding condensation domain-containing protein: MSQALPLTDSQQAMWLLHTISGRGALFNVAECIEFKGKISAAMLQQAFSHVWQSSNCLSCRFVHDNAFTPQLKPNADVPTIEVMQLDSQPEDIPVYAEQFVTPAMARSFVLDQEALLKLMLVRTPEQDLLFLVGHHLLLDGYGFGLFTQALNRSYNALQKGKSLPKLPFGQQQDLLALHNSEAYLARQQVARATLNDWLDGVPTPLSFSNSKDDVTAPNRRMSQAFTHTDWHTVMSAASLCQAGHAEILLAAVSAALVAKTSQYHITLGLIMMNRQHQHELSTPCVQSNVMPLPLELATDMTLSQCCRVINQGIKALKALQTYRVEELKRARQQQGKGTAIFGPTVNLLPFTSSPKYGGVVSHSHILSAGTTDDIMLQWHLLQDQPAKLDVDANVARYSNPQQQQIQAAIFKAAHYWSQHPKQTLDSVVSAISGAFDNVL, encoded by the coding sequence ATGTCACAGGCATTGCCGTTAACTGACTCCCAGCAAGCGATGTGGCTGCTGCACACCATCAGCGGACGTGGAGCACTGTTTAATGTGGCCGAGTGTATTGAGTTTAAAGGTAAGATTTCAGCAGCTATGCTGCAACAGGCATTTTCCCATGTGTGGCAAAGTAGTAATTGTCTGAGTTGTCGCTTTGTGCATGACAACGCCTTTACACCTCAGCTGAAACCAAACGCCGACGTGCCAACCATAGAGGTCATGCAGCTTGACAGCCAGCCTGAGGATATTCCTGTATATGCAGAGCAATTTGTGACACCAGCAATGGCAAGATCATTTGTGTTGGATCAGGAAGCGCTTTTAAAGCTCATGTTAGTACGTACACCCGAACAGGATTTATTATTTCTGGTTGGTCACCACTTGTTATTAGATGGCTACGGGTTTGGTTTATTCACGCAGGCACTTAACCGCAGTTACAATGCACTACAAAAAGGTAAGTCGCTACCCAAACTGCCATTTGGCCAGCAACAAGACCTGCTAGCCTTGCATAACAGCGAAGCCTATCTGGCGAGGCAGCAAGTCGCCAGAGCGACACTCAATGATTGGTTAGACGGCGTGCCCACTCCGCTCAGTTTTAGTAATAGCAAAGACGACGTCACGGCACCGAACAGACGTATGAGCCAGGCGTTTACCCATACAGATTGGCACACTGTAATGTCTGCGGCCTCTTTGTGTCAGGCAGGCCATGCTGAAATCCTGCTCGCTGCCGTCAGTGCAGCACTGGTGGCTAAAACATCGCAATACCACATTACTCTGGGCCTTATTATGATGAATCGTCAGCATCAACACGAGCTGAGCACGCCCTGTGTACAGAGTAATGTCATGCCATTGCCATTGGAGCTGGCAACAGACATGACACTCAGCCAGTGTTGCCGGGTCATCAACCAGGGCATCAAAGCACTGAAAGCACTGCAAACATATCGAGTTGAAGAACTCAAACGAGCTCGTCAGCAGCAAGGTAAAGGTACAGCGATATTCGGTCCTACCGTTAATTTGTTACCCTTCACCAGCAGTCCAAAATATGGAGGGGTTGTTAGCCATTCTCACATTCTCAGTGCAGGCACGACCGATGATATTATGTTGCAATGGCACCTGTTACAGGATCAACCAGCTAAACTGGATGTTGATGCCAATGTGGCTCGATACTCAAACCCACAACAACAACAGATACAGGCGGCAATTTTCAAAGCCGCACACTACTGGTCACAGCATCCAAAGCAAACACTAGACAGTGTCGTTTCTGCCATATCGGGAGCGTTTGACAATGTCTTATGA
- the dhbA gene encoding 2,3-dihydro-2,3-dihydroxybenzoate dehydrogenase yields MSYDARLNQEYQDKVVWISGVGQGIGLATAQRFAALGAKVIGFDRQFSDTEALYKAVHCDLADLAQLDTILSELLSQGLAPYNLINVAGVLELGNVEQLSLTQWQHCQNVNAGAVFTFIRACTPHLKALKRGAIVTVGSNAAHTPRQQMAAYCASKAAVTQLTLSAGLELANFGVRCNVIAPGSTLTPMQTGMWQDEQGAQRVIEGFAPQYKLGIPLKKLATAEEIADSVVFLASKLSSHTTMQIITIDGGATF; encoded by the coding sequence ATGTCTTATGATGCCAGGTTGAATCAAGAGTATCAGGATAAAGTTGTCTGGATAAGCGGAGTAGGCCAGGGTATCGGCCTCGCTACTGCCCAGCGTTTTGCTGCACTGGGCGCTAAGGTTATCGGCTTTGACCGACAGTTTAGTGATACCGAGGCATTATACAAGGCTGTGCATTGCGACTTGGCAGATTTGGCACAACTCGACACCATCTTAAGTGAACTTCTGTCTCAGGGGCTTGCGCCATATAACCTTATCAATGTGGCTGGCGTTTTAGAGTTGGGCAATGTAGAGCAACTGTCTCTGACACAATGGCAACACTGTCAAAATGTGAATGCAGGTGCTGTATTCACATTCATTCGCGCCTGTACACCGCACCTTAAAGCACTTAAACGAGGTGCAATTGTCACGGTTGGCTCGAATGCAGCGCATACACCGCGCCAGCAAATGGCAGCCTATTGTGCTTCAAAAGCCGCTGTGACTCAGCTGACCCTGAGTGCAGGATTAGAGCTTGCGAACTTTGGCGTTCGCTGCAACGTGATCGCGCCTGGTTCAACGCTGACTCCAATGCAAACTGGCATGTGGCAGGATGAGCAAGGCGCACAACGTGTTATAGAGGGCTTCGCACCGCAATATAAGCTTGGTATACCACTTAAGAAACTGGCCACTGCTGAAGAAATTGCAGATAGCGTAGTATTTTTGGCATCAAAGCTGTCTTCTCACACGACCATGCAGATCATCACTATTGATGGTGGTGCAACTTTCTGA
- the dapE gene encoding succinyl-diaminopimelate desuccinylase — protein sequence MLVADFALEKCQSLSENAIALTQKLVRYKSITPDDAGSMCFLIRKLQSLGFDCHEVTRQGVRNLVAKRVFGPGETLAFAGHLDVVPTGPVELWQCPPFAAEIQDGRLYGRGVADMKGAIACFIAAVESLIEQCNRGSLMFLITCDEEGEAEHGTAVLMSHLKQQGVDHLPNYCLVGEPSSRKTLGDVLKIGRRGSLSAHIRVYGRQGHVAYPHNCDNATHHTSRLLQRLLALKWDEGTAQMPGTTFQVTQLNSGEFVDNVVPGACDVCFNIRYSSRFNEAELKRLIDDILLDLDLNYDIDWQRPCAPYFNQADEFVALICGAIDTVVGQVPMLTTDGGTSDGRFIASNHTQVIEFGLKNDNIHQINESADVQDIADLAHIYQLAIQAFCLDAAQIGQRQAQQLAALT from the coding sequence ATGTTAGTTGCCGACTTTGCCTTGGAGAAGTGTCAGTCATTAAGTGAAAATGCCATTGCATTGACGCAAAAGCTGGTGCGTTATAAATCGATTACCCCTGACGATGCTGGCAGTATGTGTTTCTTGATCCGTAAGCTTCAGTCGCTCGGGTTTGACTGCCATGAAGTGACCCGTCAGGGAGTTCGGAACTTGGTTGCGAAAAGAGTGTTTGGGCCCGGTGAAACATTGGCATTTGCAGGTCATTTGGATGTCGTACCGACAGGGCCTGTTGAACTCTGGCAATGTCCACCATTTGCTGCTGAAATTCAGGATGGTCGTCTGTATGGGCGCGGGGTTGCCGACATGAAAGGCGCGATAGCTTGTTTTATTGCGGCCGTTGAATCCCTGATCGAACAATGCAACCGGGGTAGTCTTATGTTCCTTATTACCTGTGATGAAGAAGGTGAAGCTGAACACGGTACGGCAGTTCTTATGAGTCACCTGAAACAGCAAGGGGTTGATCACCTTCCAAACTACTGCCTGGTTGGAGAGCCTTCGAGCCGCAAGACGCTGGGTGATGTACTAAAAATTGGTCGGCGTGGTTCTCTGTCAGCTCACATTCGAGTTTATGGACGTCAGGGCCACGTCGCTTACCCGCATAACTGTGACAATGCCACTCATCATACATCGCGTTTGTTGCAGCGCTTATTAGCCCTAAAATGGGATGAAGGAACAGCGCAAATGCCGGGCACGACATTTCAGGTAACTCAACTTAATAGTGGCGAATTTGTGGACAATGTCGTTCCCGGCGCTTGTGATGTGTGTTTCAATATTCGTTATAGCAGCCGTTTTAATGAAGCGGAGCTCAAGCGATTGATTGATGACATCTTGCTGGATCTGGATCTTAATTATGATATTGACTGGCAGCGTCCGTGCGCGCCTTATTTTAATCAGGCGGATGAGTTTGTTGCGTTGATCTGCGGTGCGATTGATACAGTGGTAGGTCAGGTACCGATGTTGACCACTGATGGCGGTACCTCTGATGGCCGATTTATTGCCTCCAATCATACACAGGTGATTGAATTTGGGCTGAAAAACGACAACATACATCAGATTAATGAGTCTGCGGATGTACAGGATATTGCCGATCTGGCACATATTTATCAGTTAGCGATACAGGCTTTTTGTCTTGATGCCGCACAGATAGGACAGCGTCAGGCACAGCAATTGGCAGCATTAACATAG